From Sphingopyxis sp. USTB-05, the proteins below share one genomic window:
- the nuoN gene encoding NADH-quinone oxidoreductase subunit NuoN, translated as MTADLMLIWPELILTIGGLITLMLGTFFGDRNVGLYQLSSLLTLAAAAAAVVALFGVDATVFSGTLSVDSFGGFAKLLIYSASFVCIVIAPRFFNGGMRAEYPTLILFAALGMGIMASSRDLMTLYVGLELNSLAAYVLASFMRTDERSSEAGLKYFVLGALASGMLLYGISLLYGFTGTTDFAGIAKVLGGELNIGLIFGIVFVLAGLGFKISAVPFHMWTPDVYEGAPTPVTTFFATAPKVAAMALMTRVVIDAMGPAVGAWQQIIIFLSLASIILGAVGAIGQKNIKRLLAYSSINNVGFMLVGLAAGTQQGVEGVLTYLLVYMLTTLGAFLVVIQLRDADGNQVESIPALAGLSQRRPGLAAAMAVFLFSLAGIPPLFGFWPKYLVFEAAVNANLVPLAVAGIVASVIGAFYYIAIIKTMYFDDKSDTEFPKGGGAIVEDAVITASALWLSVIGYLFIPVLAVLSASAAAVLF; from the coding sequence ATGACCGCCGACCTGATGCTCATCTGGCCCGAACTGATCCTGACGATCGGCGGGCTCATCACCCTGATGCTCGGCACCTTCTTCGGTGACCGCAATGTCGGCCTCTATCAACTCAGCTCGCTGCTGACGCTCGCCGCCGCCGCGGCAGCGGTCGTCGCGTTGTTCGGTGTCGATGCGACGGTCTTCTCGGGTACGCTGTCGGTCGACAGCTTCGGCGGTTTTGCCAAGCTTTTGATCTATTCCGCGAGCTTCGTCTGTATCGTCATCGCGCCGCGCTTTTTCAACGGCGGGATGCGCGCCGAATATCCGACGCTTATCCTGTTCGCGGCGCTCGGCATGGGCATCATGGCCTCGTCGCGCGACCTGATGACGCTCTATGTCGGGCTCGAGCTCAACAGCCTTGCGGCCTATGTGCTCGCTAGCTTCATGCGCACCGATGAACGGTCGAGCGAAGCCGGCCTCAAATATTTCGTCCTCGGCGCGCTTGCGTCGGGCATGCTGCTCTATGGCATCTCGCTGCTGTACGGCTTCACCGGCACCACCGATTTCGCGGGCATCGCGAAGGTGCTCGGCGGTGAGCTCAACATCGGCCTGATCTTCGGCATCGTCTTCGTTCTTGCGGGCCTCGGCTTCAAGATCAGCGCCGTGCCGTTCCATATGTGGACCCCCGACGTCTATGAAGGCGCGCCGACCCCGGTGACGACCTTCTTCGCCACCGCGCCCAAGGTCGCGGCGATGGCGTTGATGACGCGCGTCGTGATCGACGCGATGGGCCCCGCGGTCGGTGCGTGGCAACAGATCATCATCTTCCTGTCGCTCGCCTCGATCATCCTTGGCGCGGTCGGTGCGATCGGGCAGAAGAATATCAAGCGCCTGCTGGCCTATTCGTCGATCAACAATGTCGGCTTCATGCTCGTCGGACTCGCCGCCGGAACGCAGCAGGGGGTCGAGGGCGTGCTGACCTATCTGCTCGTATATATGCTGACCACGCTTGGTGCGTTCCTGGTCGTGATCCAGCTTCGCGACGCCGATGGCAATCAGGTCGAGAGCATTCCCGCGCTCGCCGGTCTGTCGCAGCGTCGTCCGGGTCTGGCCGCGGCGATGGCGGTGTTCCTGTTCAGCCTTGCCGGCATTCCGCCGCTCTTTGGCTTTTGGCCGAAATATCTGGTGTTCGAGGCCGCGGTGAACGCGAACCTCGTACCGCTGGCGGTGGCGGGTATCGTCGCTTCGGTGATCGGCGCATTCTATTATATCGCGATCATCAAGACGATGTACTTCGATGACAAGTCGGACACCGAATTCCCCAAGGGCGGCGGTGCGATCGTCGAGGACGCGGTGATCACCGCGAGCGCGCTGTGGCTGTCGGTCATCGGCTATCTCTTCATTCCCGTGCTGGCGGTCCTTTCGGCCAGCGCCGCTGCGGTGCTGTTCTGA
- a CDS encoding NADH-quinone oxidoreductase subunit M: MSGFPILSLMLAVPAIAAIACLFVGDKMSRFVALGATLATFVLGCIMWAQFDIGGAQWQFTERADLFGRFQYALGIDGMALMLIMLSVFLMPLCILASWDAIKQRVGLYMAMFLVMETIMIGVFCAQDLLLFYIFFEAGLIPMYFIIGIWGGANRIYAAFKFFLYTLLGSVLMLIAIIAMIHEAGTTDIPTLLNYDFPVQMQTWLWLAFFASLAVKMPMWPVHTWLPDAHVQAPTAGSMILAGVLLKLGSYGFLRFMMPMFPDASAQLMWIVFGLSMIAVVYTSLVALVQSDMKKLIAYSSVAHMAIVTAGLFAFNQQGIEGALIIMLSHGVVSAALFFCVGVIYDRLHTREIDRYGGLAVNMPAYALFFMLFTMASIGLPGTSGFVGEFLSLAGIYEASSWVAFVCTTGIILGAAYMLYLYRRVVFGELTKDDVKAMPDLNAREWTIMVPLAAVALWMGVYPESFLAPMRGDVTTVVARLAPAKPAGDAHLAAGKPKAAKPHGEPAHGSSHAGGVK; encoded by the coding sequence GTGAGCGGCTTTCCGATCCTTTCGCTGATGCTGGCGGTCCCCGCGATCGCCGCCATCGCTTGCCTGTTCGTCGGCGACAAGATGTCGCGCTTTGTCGCGCTGGGCGCGACGCTTGCGACTTTCGTCCTCGGCTGCATCATGTGGGCACAGTTCGACATTGGCGGTGCGCAGTGGCAGTTCACCGAGCGCGCCGACCTGTTCGGGCGTTTCCAATATGCCCTCGGTATCGACGGTATGGCGCTGATGCTGATCATGCTCAGCGTTTTCCTGATGCCGCTTTGCATTCTGGCGAGCTGGGACGCGATCAAACAGCGCGTCGGCCTCTACATGGCGATGTTCCTCGTCATGGAAACAATCATGATCGGCGTGTTCTGCGCGCAAGATCTGCTGCTGTTCTACATCTTCTTCGAAGCCGGCCTGATCCCGATGTATTTCATCATCGGCATCTGGGGCGGCGCGAACCGCATCTATGCGGCGTTCAAATTCTTCCTCTACACGCTGCTCGGATCGGTGCTGATGCTGATCGCGATCATTGCGATGATCCACGAAGCGGGCACGACCGACATTCCGACGCTGCTGAACTATGACTTCCCGGTTCAGATGCAGACGTGGCTGTGGCTCGCCTTCTTCGCCAGCCTTGCGGTCAAGATGCCGATGTGGCCCGTCCACACCTGGCTTCCCGACGCGCACGTGCAGGCGCCGACCGCGGGTTCGATGATCCTGGCGGGCGTGCTGCTGAAGCTCGGTTCCTACGGCTTCCTTCGCTTCATGATGCCGATGTTCCCCGACGCGTCGGCGCAGCTGATGTGGATCGTGTTTGGCCTGTCGATGATCGCGGTGGTGTACACCAGCCTCGTCGCGCTGGTGCAGAGCGACATGAAGAAGCTGATCGCTTATTCGTCGGTCGCGCATATGGCGATCGTCACCGCGGGTCTCTTTGCCTTCAACCAGCAGGGGATCGAAGGCGCGCTGATCATCATGCTCAGCCATGGTGTCGTCTCGGCCGCGCTCTTCTTCTGCGTCGGCGTGATCTATGACCGACTCCACACGCGCGAAATCGACCGTTACGGCGGCCTTGCCGTGAACATGCCGGCTTATGCGCTGTTCTTCATGCTGTTCACCATGGCGTCGATCGGGCTTCCGGGGACCAGCGGCTTCGTCGGCGAATTCCTGAGCCTTGCGGGCATCTATGAAGCCTCGAGCTGGGTCGCCTTCGTGTGCACCACCGGCATCATCCTCGGTGCCGCGTACATGCTTTATCTCTACCGCCGCGTCGTGTTCGGCGAACTGACCAAGGACGATGTGAAGGCAATGCCTGACCTCAACGCACGCGAATGGACGATCATGGTGCCGCTGGCCGCCGTGGCGCTGTGGATGGGCGTCTATCCCGAAAGCTTCCTCGCGCCGATGCGCGGCGATGTGACCACCGTCGTTGCGCGCTTGGCTCCTGCCAAGCCCGCGGGCGATGCGCACCTTGCCGCCGGCAAGCCGAAAGCTGCCAAACCGCACGGTGAACCGGCCCACGGATCGAGCCATGCAGGAGGCGTCAAATGA
- the nuoL gene encoding NADH-quinone oxidoreductase subunit L: protein MIQAIVFLPLLAAIIAGLGQRVIGNVPSKILTTGALFTSCALSWPIFLSFVTGSGEATVTPVLHWVSSGALQFNWELRVDTLTAVMLVVITTVSALVHLYSWGYMEEDPDQPRFFAYLSLFTFAMLMLVTANNLVQMFFGWEGVGLASYLLIGFWYKKPSANAAAIKAFVVNRVGDLGFMLGIFGTFLVFGTVSIPEILAAAPGMAGSTISFMGMRLDTMTILCLLLFIGAMGKSAQLGLHTWLPDAMEGPTPVSALIHAATMVTAGVFMVCRLSPMFETSDVAQGVVMFVGAATCFFAATVATTQWDIKRVIAYSTCSQLGYMFFAAGAGAYGAAMFHLFTHAFFKALLFLGAGSVIHAMHHEQDMRYYGALRKQIPLTYWAMMLGTLAITGVGIAGVAGFAGFYSKDGILEAAYASGGGGVIAFWVGIFVAFLTSFYSWRLVFLTFYGKARWEQSEHIQHAVHDDHGHGHDDHAHAAHDDHHHHGAHSDGTAGYHPHESPITMLIPLVVLSIGAVFAGIAFHHQFIYPEEGMAFWKGSLAFDEHLMHAAHEVPLWVKWTPFTVMAIGLFLAWNSYIRNTTLPARFVAQFKLLHQFLYNKWYFDELYNFLFVKPAFAIGRFFWKRGDEGTIDRFGPDGAAALVAGGTRLAVRLQSGYVYGYAFVMLLGLVGLASWAMVNFL, encoded by the coding sequence GTGATTCAGGCGATCGTTTTCCTGCCGCTGCTGGCGGCAATCATCGCAGGCCTCGGCCAGCGCGTGATCGGCAATGTGCCGTCCAAAATCCTGACCACGGGCGCGCTGTTCACTAGCTGCGCGCTGAGCTGGCCGATCTTCCTGTCGTTCGTGACGGGCAGCGGCGAAGCGACGGTAACGCCGGTGCTGCACTGGGTTTCGTCGGGCGCGCTTCAGTTCAACTGGGAGCTGCGCGTCGACACGCTGACCGCAGTGATGCTGGTCGTGATCACGACGGTTTCTGCGCTCGTCCACCTCTATAGCTGGGGCTATATGGAGGAAGACCCGGACCAGCCGCGCTTCTTCGCCTATCTGTCGCTTTTCACCTTCGCGATGCTGATGCTCGTGACCGCGAACAATCTTGTCCAGATGTTCTTCGGCTGGGAAGGCGTCGGCCTCGCGTCCTATCTGCTCATCGGTTTCTGGTATAAAAAGCCGAGCGCCAATGCCGCGGCGATCAAGGCGTTCGTCGTCAACCGCGTCGGCGATCTGGGCTTCATGCTTGGCATCTTCGGCACCTTCCTCGTGTTCGGCACCGTCTCGATCCCCGAGATTCTTGCCGCTGCGCCGGGCATGGCGGGTTCGACGATCAGCTTCATGGGAATGCGTCTCGACACGATGACGATCCTCTGCCTGCTGCTGTTCATCGGCGCGATGGGCAAGTCGGCGCAGCTTGGCCTGCACACCTGGCTTCCCGATGCGATGGAAGGCCCGACCCCGGTGTCGGCGCTGATCCACGCGGCGACGATGGTCACAGCGGGCGTCTTCATGGTCTGCCGCCTGTCGCCGATGTTCGAAACGTCGGACGTCGCGCAGGGCGTCGTGATGTTCGTCGGCGCCGCAACCTGCTTCTTCGCCGCGACCGTCGCGACGACGCAGTGGGACATCAAGCGCGTCATTGCCTATTCGACCTGTTCGCAGCTTGGCTACATGTTCTTCGCAGCGGGCGCGGGCGCCTATGGCGCGGCGATGTTCCACCTGTTCACGCACGCTTTCTTCAAGGCTTTGCTGTTCCTTGGTGCCGGTTCGGTCATCCATGCGATGCATCATGAACAGGACATGCGTTATTATGGCGCGCTGCGGAAACAGATCCCGCTTACCTATTGGGCGATGATGCTCGGTACGCTGGCGATCACCGGCGTCGGCATCGCGGGCGTCGCGGGCTTTGCCGGCTTCTATTCGAAGGACGGCATTCTCGAGGCCGCTTATGCGAGTGGCGGCGGCGGGGTCATCGCTTTCTGGGTCGGCATTTTCGTGGCCTTCCTCACCAGCTTCTATTCGTGGCGCCTCGTCTTCCTGACCTTCTATGGCAAGGCGCGCTGGGAACAGAGCGAGCATATCCAGCACGCGGTTCATGACGATCACGGCCACGGCCACGACGATCATGCGCATGCGGCGCACGACGATCACCACCATCACGGCGCGCACAGCGACGGCACCGCGGGCTATCACCCGCATGAAAGCCCGATCACGATGCTGATCCCGCTGGTCGTGCTGTCGATCGGTGCGGTGTTCGCGGGCATCGCGTTCCACCACCAGTTCATCTATCCCGAAGAGGGCATGGCGTTCTGGAAGGGCAGCCTCGCGTTCGACGAACATCTCATGCACGCCGCGCACGAAGTGCCTTTGTGGGTGAAATGGACGCCGTTCACGGTGATGGCGATCGGCCTGTTCCTTGCGTGGAACAGCTATATCCGCAACACCACGCTGCCGGCGCGCTTCGTGGCGCAGTTCAAGCTGCTCCACCAGTTCCTGTACAACAAATGGTATTTCGACGAGCTCTACAACTTCCTCTTCGTGAAGCCCGCCTTCGCGATCGGCCGCTTCTTCTGGAAGCGCGGGGATGAAGGCACCATCGACCGCTTTGGTCCCGATGGCGCCGCGGCGCTCGTCGCTGGGGGGACCCGTCTCGCGGTCCGACTGCAATCGGGTTATGTTTATGGATATGCGTTTGTGATGCTGCTCGGTCTTGTCGGCCTCGCTAGCTGGGCCATGGTGAATTTCCTGTGA
- the nuoK gene encoding NADH-quinone oxidoreductase subunit NuoK — MISVGHYLAVSAVLFTLGVLGIFINRKNIIVILMAIELILLAVNINLVAFSAALGDLVGQVFSMFVLTVAAGEAAIGLAILVIYFRGRGTIAVDDANRMKG; from the coding sequence GTGATTTCGGTCGGCCACTATCTCGCCGTTTCGGCGGTGCTTTTCACGCTCGGCGTGCTCGGCATCTTCATCAACCGCAAGAATATCATCGTCATCCTGATGGCGATCGAGCTCATCCTGCTGGCAGTGAACATCAACCTCGTCGCGTTCAGCGCGGCGCTGGGCGATCTTGTCGGGCAGGTCTTCTCGATGTTCGTGCTGACCGTCGCTGCGGGTGAAGCCGCCATCGGTCTTGCCATTCTCGTTATTTACTTCCGCGGCCGCGGCACCATTGCCGTCGACGATGCCAACCGGATGAAGGGGTAA
- a CDS encoding NADH-quinone oxidoreductase subunit J: protein MIQLFAFYLFATIVIASAAMVIFARNPVHSVMWLILAFFNAAGLMLLAGAEFIAMLLVIVYVGAVAVLFLFVVMMLDIDFAELRAGFVRYLPLGALVAIILAAELVFAVGAWSAGGVDLAARAAPVVSDKSNIQQIGELLYTRYIFLFEAAGIVLLVAMIGAIVLTHRQRGGVRTQNISKQNQRRPQDATRLVDPGVGQGMEL from the coding sequence ATGATCCAACTCTTCGCCTTCTATCTGTTCGCGACCATCGTCATCGCCTCTGCGGCCATGGTGATCTTCGCGCGTAACCCGGTCCACAGCGTCATGTGGCTGATCCTCGCTTTCTTCAACGCGGCGGGGCTGATGCTGCTCGCGGGCGCCGAATTCATCGCGATGCTGCTTGTCATCGTCTATGTCGGCGCGGTCGCGGTGCTGTTCCTGTTCGTCGTGATGATGCTCGACATCGATTTCGCCGAGTTGCGCGCGGGTTTCGTTCGTTATCTGCCGCTGGGCGCGCTCGTCGCGATCATCCTGGCCGCTGAACTGGTGTTCGCGGTCGGCGCCTGGAGCGCCGGCGGTGTCGATCTTGCGGCGCGCGCCGCGCCGGTCGTCAGCGACAAGAGCAATATCCAACAGATCGGTGAGCTTCTCTACACGCGCTACATCTTCCTGTTCGAGGCGGCGGGTATCGTCCTCCTCGTCGCGATGATCGGCGCGATCGTGCTGACGCATCGCCAGCGTGGCGGGGTGCGTACGCAGAATATCTCGAAGCAGAACCAGCGCCGTCCGCAGGATGCGACGCGGCTGGTCGATCCGGGCGTCGGGCAGGGGATGGAACTGTGA
- the nuoI gene encoding NADH-quinone oxidoreductase subunit NuoI, whose amino-acid sequence MSYVAHLVKSFTLWEFVKAHALTLKYFFKPKATINYPFEKNPLSPRFRGEHALRRYPNGEERCIACKLCEAVCPAQAITIEAEPRDDGSRRTTRYDIDMTKCIYCGFCQEACPVDAVVEGPNFEFATETREELLYDKAKLLANGDKWERAIAANLAADAPYR is encoded by the coding sequence ATGAGTTACGTTGCCCATCTCGTCAAAAGCTTCACTTTGTGGGAGTTCGTGAAGGCGCACGCCCTCACGCTGAAATATTTCTTCAAGCCGAAGGCGACGATCAACTATCCGTTCGAAAAGAACCCGCTGAGCCCGCGTTTCCGCGGCGAGCATGCGCTGCGCCGCTATCCGAACGGTGAGGAACGCTGCATCGCGTGCAAGCTGTGCGAAGCGGTGTGTCCGGCGCAGGCGATCACGATCGAGGCCGAGCCCCGCGACGACGGTTCGCGCCGCACGACGCGCTACGACATCGATATGACCAAATGCATCTATTGCGGCTTCTGTCAGGAAGCATGCCCTGTCGATGCGGTGGTCGAAGGGCCGAACTTCGAATTCGCGACCGAAACGCGCGAAGAACTGCTCTATGACAAGGCCAAACTGCTCGCCAATGGCGACAAATGGGAACGCGCGATCGCGGCGAATCTTGCCGCCGACGCGCCCTATCGGTAA
- the nuoH gene encoding NADH-quinone oxidoreductase subunit NuoH, with amino-acid sequence MTETFISWGMDADWAWGVATICGILLIALPLMLSVAMIIYADRKIWAAIALRRGPNVVGPFGLLQSFADGLKVFLQETIIPTSANRGLFLIAPIITFTVALMAWAVIPFNSGAVLADINVGLLYILAISSLGVYGVILSGWASNSKYPFFSAMRASAQMISYEVSIGFILIGVVLFADSFNMNEIVKAQQGHGLGIVNAFGFNLLLFPLAVMFLISSLAETARAPFDLTEAESELVAGYQTEYSSMSFALFWLGEYANVLLMCTLNAVLFWGGWLPPIDWAPLYAVPGIIWLFAKILFFFFVFSWVKATVPRYRYDQLMRLGWKVFLPISLLWIFLISGYLMLTRYS; translated from the coding sequence ATGACCGAGACCTTCATCTCCTGGGGCATGGACGCCGATTGGGCATGGGGCGTCGCGACGATTTGCGGCATCCTGCTCATCGCGCTGCCGCTGATGCTCAGCGTCGCGATGATCATTTATGCCGACCGCAAGATCTGGGCGGCGATTGCGCTGCGCCGTGGTCCGAACGTCGTTGGCCCCTTCGGCCTGCTGCAAAGCTTCGCCGACGGTCTGAAAGTGTTCCTGCAGGAAACGATCATTCCGACCTCGGCGAACCGCGGTCTGTTCCTGATCGCGCCGATCATCACCTTCACCGTCGCCTTGATGGCGTGGGCGGTGATCCCGTTCAATTCGGGCGCGGTGCTCGCCGACATCAACGTCGGATTGCTCTACATCCTCGCGATCTCGTCGCTGGGCGTCTATGGCGTGATCCTGTCGGGTTGGGCGTCGAACTCGAAATATCCCTTCTTCTCGGCGATGCGCGCCTCGGCGCAGATGATCAGCTATGAAGTCTCGATCGGGTTCATCCTGATCGGCGTCGTGCTTTTCGCCGACAGCTTCAACATGAACGAGATCGTCAAGGCGCAGCAGGGCCACGGCCTGGGCATCGTCAACGCCTTCGGTTTCAACCTGCTGCTCTTCCCGCTTGCGGTCATGTTCCTGATTTCGTCGCTCGCCGAAACCGCGCGCGCGCCGTTCGATCTGACCGAAGCCGAAAGCGAGCTCGTCGCGGGTTACCAGACCGAATATTCGTCGATGAGCTTCGCGCTCTTCTGGCTCGGCGAATATGCCAACGTCCTGTTGATGTGCACGCTCAACGCGGTGCTGTTCTGGGGCGGCTGGCTGCCCCCGATCGACTGGGCACCGCTCTATGCCGTTCCCGGCATCATCTGGCTGTTCGCGAAGATCCTGTTCTTCTTCTTCGTCTTCAGCTGGGTCAAGGCGACCGTCCCGCGTTATCGCTATGACCAGCTGATGCGGCTGGGTTGGAAAGTGTTCCTGCCGATCTCGCTTCTCTGGATCTTCCTGATCTCCGGCTATCTGATGCTGACGAGGTACTCATGA
- the nuoG gene encoding NADH-quinone oxidoreductase subunit NuoG, with protein MPKVTVDGVELDVPQGATVLQACEMAGKEIPRFCYHERLSIAGNCRMCLVEVAPGPPKPQASCALPTAEGQVIKTDSPMVKKAREGVMEFLLINHPLDCPICDQGGECDLQDQSVAYGRGATRYDENKRAVTEKYMGPIVKTVMTRCIQCTRCVRFAEEVAGVEDVGAIYRGENMQITSYLERAVGSELSGNIVDLCPVGALTSKPYAFEARPWELTKTLGIDMMDAVGTNVRIDARGRQVLRVLPRVNDDVNEEWANDKTRHHVDGLTRRRLDRPYVRKDGQLVEASWAEAFEAIKAVNAGSSVAAVAGDLADCETMFAAKSLVNALGGTLLEGRQTGLDYDVTSLSAVNFNTGIAEAENADVILLVGTNLRWEAPLINTRIRKAVWKKGAKVFAIGPETDLTYKTQWLGDDASIVAKLPAAVLDALKGAERPMLIFGGGALSVPGVHGAGLALAKSVNAVKDGWNGYNVVHFSAARMGSLMLGYGLPGGIKDVIAAKPKLAFFLGADEVDFAALPDTFKVYVGHHGDKGAHAADVILPAAAWTEKDFTTVNTEGRVQRSEKAVFAPGDAREDWSIFRALADALGVSVGFDSFAQCRAAMIAAVPALGVEGLADYGWSVPKLAAKPEARAIPSPIKDFYLTNAICRASPTMQRCSEELVHGVDFAEAAE; from the coding sequence ATGCCTAAAGTAACTGTAGATGGCGTAGAACTCGACGTCCCGCAGGGCGCAACCGTTCTGCAGGCGTGTGAGATGGCGGGGAAGGAAATTCCGCGCTTTTGCTACCATGAACGCCTGTCGATCGCTGGTAATTGCCGCATGTGCCTGGTCGAAGTCGCGCCCGGCCCGCCGAAGCCGCAGGCGTCGTGCGCGCTGCCCACTGCCGAGGGGCAGGTGATCAAGACCGACAGCCCGATGGTGAAGAAGGCGCGCGAGGGGGTGATGGAATTCCTCCTCATCAACCATCCGCTCGATTGCCCGATCTGCGATCAGGGCGGCGAATGCGATTTGCAGGACCAGTCGGTCGCTTATGGTCGCGGCGCGACGCGCTATGACGAGAATAAGCGCGCGGTGACCGAGAAATATATGGGTCCGATCGTCAAGACGGTGATGACCCGCTGCATCCAGTGCACGCGCTGCGTCCGCTTTGCGGAGGAAGTCGCGGGCGTGGAAGATGTCGGCGCGATCTATCGCGGCGAGAATATGCAGATCACGTCTTACCTTGAGCGCGCCGTCGGCAGCGAATTGTCGGGCAATATCGTCGATCTCTGCCCGGTCGGTGCGCTGACCAGCAAGCCCTATGCGTTCGAAGCGCGTCCGTGGGAACTGACCAAGACGCTCGGCATCGACATGATGGACGCCGTCGGCACCAATGTTCGCATCGATGCGCGTGGCCGTCAGGTCCTGCGCGTGCTGCCGCGCGTCAACGATGACGTGAACGAGGAATGGGCGAACGACAAGACGCGGCACCATGTCGATGGCTTGACGCGTCGCCGTCTCGACCGGCCTTATGTTCGCAAGGACGGCCAGCTTGTCGAGGCGAGCTGGGCCGAGGCTTTCGAAGCGATCAAGGCGGTGAATGCAGGGTCTTCGGTCGCGGCTGTGGCGGGCGATCTCGCCGATTGCGAAACGATGTTCGCGGCCAAGTCGCTGGTGAATGCGCTGGGCGGCACGCTGCTCGAAGGGCGTCAGACCGGGCTCGACTATGACGTCACCAGCCTGTCGGCGGTCAATTTCAACACCGGCATTGCCGAGGCCGAAAACGCCGACGTCATTCTGCTCGTCGGCACGAACCTGCGCTGGGAAGCGCCGCTGATCAACACGCGCATCCGCAAGGCGGTGTGGAAGAAGGGCGCGAAGGTTTTCGCCATCGGCCCCGAAACCGACCTGACCTACAAGACGCAGTGGCTCGGCGACGACGCTTCGATCGTGGCAAAGCTGCCCGCCGCGGTGCTCGATGCGCTCAAGGGCGCCGAGCGGCCGATGCTGATCTTTGGCGGCGGCGCGCTGTCGGTGCCCGGCGTTCATGGCGCGGGCCTCGCGCTCGCCAAGTCGGTGAATGCGGTCAAGGACGGCTGGAACGGCTATAATGTCGTCCATTTCTCGGCCGCGCGCATGGGCTCGCTGATGCTGGGCTATGGTTTGCCGGGCGGCATCAAGGATGTCATCGCGGCCAAGCCGAAGCTCGCTTTCTTCCTTGGCGCCGACGAAGTCGATTTTGCGGCGCTGCCGGACACGTTCAAAGTCTATGTCGGCCACCATGGCGACAAGGGCGCACATGCCGCCGATGTCATCCTGCCCGCCGCGGCTTGGACCGAAAAGGACTTCACCACGGTCAACACCGAGGGCCGGGTTCAGCGCAGCGAAAAGGCGGTGTTCGCACCAGGCGACGCGCGCGAAGACTGGAGCATCTTCCGGGCGCTCGCCGACGCGCTTGGCGTGTCGGTCGGTTTCGACAGCTTTGCGCAGTGCCGCGCGGCGATGATCGCGGCGGTGCCCGCGCTCGGCGTCGAGGGTCTTGCCGATTATGGCTGGTCGGTGCCGAAGCTGGCTGCAAAGCCCGAGGCGCGCGCGATCCCGTCGCCGATCAAGGATTTCTACCTCACCAACGCCATCTGCCGCGCGTCACCGACGATGCAGCGCTGTTCGGAAGAGCTGGTTCATGGCGTCGATTTTGCGGAGGCCGCGGAATGA